Proteins from one Gimesia maris genomic window:
- a CDS encoding glutamate cyclase domain-containing protein, which yields MGTSQTDMIREFDRLIRRDPGKRGLIDSESRFGPLCQDHLLQAAQAIGASASQVVIITGFYVPRAPVPAAETDGPPGAVLLALILEACGIDTLVVTDALCAPVLTATVDAFGYARSRLVVLDPDQPGWIESFFSRQKISHLISVERVGPSHTMDSWSSQFSDRSMDRSIFQQCVPQAHFDRCHNMRGEIIDSFTAPLHQLFERLSEFFPAAITIGIGDGGNEIGMGSIAWEELDRRIASEFSSLIPCRIATDWNIVAGTSNWGASALAAAVALLHDQTRILFDWQRDEQLKVLEFMVQEAHAVDGITKQREPTVDGLPFLTYMQPWEGILSILTR from the coding sequence ATGGGCACCTCACAAACAGACATGATCCGGGAATTCGACCGCCTGATTCGCAGGGATCCGGGAAAACGGGGCCTGATTGATTCCGAAAGCCGGTTTGGACCCCTCTGTCAGGACCATCTGCTGCAGGCCGCCCAGGCCATTGGGGCCAGTGCATCGCAAGTTGTGATTATCACAGGCTTTTATGTCCCCCGAGCACCGGTTCCTGCTGCCGAAACAGATGGGCCCCCCGGTGCTGTTTTGCTGGCGTTGATTCTGGAAGCATGTGGCATTGATACATTGGTGGTCACTGATGCGTTGTGTGCCCCTGTGCTGACGGCGACCGTCGATGCCTTCGGTTACGCCCGCTCCCGGCTTGTGGTTCTGGATCCGGATCAGCCGGGCTGGATTGAATCATTTTTCAGTCGACAGAAAATCAGTCATCTGATTTCCGTGGAGCGAGTAGGCCCGAGCCACACGATGGATTCCTGGTCGTCTCAGTTTTCTGATCGCAGTATGGATAGGAGCATATTTCAGCAGTGCGTCCCGCAGGCACATTTTGACCGCTGTCACAATATGCGCGGAGAAATCATCGATTCTTTTACGGCCCCTTTACATCAGCTGTTTGAGCGACTGTCTGAGTTTTTCCCAGCCGCGATTACAATCGGTATTGGCGACGGGGGAAACGAGATTGGAATGGGCAGCATTGCTTGGGAAGAACTGGATCGCCGCATTGCTTCGGAATTTTCCAGCCTGATTCCCTGTCGCATTGCGACCGACTGGAACATCGTTGCCGGAACCAGTAACTGGGGGGCTTCGGCACTAGCGGCAGCGGTCGCGTTATTACATGATCAGACGCGCATTCTGTTTGACTGGCAGCGGGATGAGCAGTTGAAAGTCCTCGAATTCATGGTTCAGGAAGCCCACGCCGTCGATGGGATTACAAAACAGCGGGAACCGACCGTAGATGGACTGCCGTTCCTTACGTATATGCAGCCCTGGGAAGGAATCCTGTCAATTCTGACTCGCTGA
- a CDS encoding c-type cytochrome, producing MRFGYRDFILLLLFPVITIAGCEQPKVEFIFSEKTNELMPAAAKPVKEALVREFGNPLALTQFEGLPTKFGDVEGKVKSVESTGADAPLIRFQTTGLENAYDKLQGLPLEWTSGKAQGQISRIKEYNFETGIIAVEKSAEIDPQPGDTFLVECTRLQFGRDLYNRHCMHCHGMSGEGTGPTSRYLNPPPRDFRLGIYKYTSTKSTDKAQVHDLERTVKEGIAGTYMPSFKLLTNDEVSAIVNYVIWLSIRGETEKKLVDELFLDYSQETFAERTSEAGGETPEEVNEELKEYMELDFPDTLDFATSSVAEAWEEANLEEALVIPESPRVPDSPESRERGRKLYLSDKTKCATCHGPQGRGNGSATQDFWTNPVTNEKYPNRGLHDIWGNQLPPRDLHRGIYRGGRRPIDIYRRIFAGIKGTPMPAFGPSALTDEERWDLVNYVMSLPYSK from the coding sequence GTGAGATTTGGGTATCGTGATTTCATTTTGTTGCTGTTATTCCCGGTGATAACCATCGCGGGGTGCGAACAGCCCAAGGTTGAGTTTATCTTCTCCGAGAAGACCAATGAACTCATGCCTGCCGCCGCCAAACCCGTCAAAGAGGCGCTGGTCAGAGAGTTCGGCAATCCACTGGCCCTCACTCAGTTTGAAGGCCTGCCCACGAAATTCGGCGATGTGGAAGGCAAGGTCAAATCAGTCGAATCTACGGGAGCCGACGCCCCCCTGATCCGCTTTCAAACCACAGGCCTGGAAAACGCGTATGACAAACTTCAGGGACTGCCCCTGGAGTGGACCTCCGGAAAAGCCCAGGGACAGATTTCACGCATCAAGGAATACAATTTTGAAACGGGTATCATCGCCGTTGAGAAATCTGCGGAAATCGATCCTCAGCCCGGCGACACTTTTCTGGTCGAATGCACGCGACTGCAGTTTGGCCGCGATCTTTACAATCGACATTGCATGCACTGTCACGGTATGTCGGGAGAAGGCACTGGTCCGACGTCCCGCTATCTGAATCCTCCCCCTCGTGATTTTCGTTTGGGCATTTACAAATACACGTCCACCAAATCGACCGATAAAGCACAGGTACACGATCTGGAGCGAACCGTCAAAGAAGGAATCGCCGGGACGTACATGCCTTCCTTTAAACTGCTGACCAACGATGAAGTCTCTGCGATTGTCAACTATGTCATCTGGCTTTCCATTCGCGGTGAAACGGAAAAGAAACTGGTCGACGAACTGTTCCTTGATTATTCCCAGGAGACCTTTGCCGAACGAACCAGTGAAGCGGGAGGGGAAACGCCGGAAGAGGTCAATGAAGAACTCAAAGAGTACATGGAACTGGACTTCCCGGACACACTTGATTTCGCCACATCCAGTGTTGCGGAAGCCTGGGAAGAAGCAAACCTGGAAGAGGCGCTGGTGATCCCTGAGTCTCCCCGTGTGCCAGACTCACCGGAATCCCGCGAACGGGGACGTAAACTGTACCTCAGCGATAAAACCAAGTGCGCTACCTGCCATGGTCCCCAGGGACGCGGCAACGGGTCTGCCACACAGGACTTCTGGACCAACCCGGTTACCAATGAAAAATATCCCAATCGCGGACTGCATGATATCTGGGGAAATCAGCTGCCCCCCCGGGATCTGCACCGTGGTATTTATCGTGGTGGACGCCGACCGATCG